A genome region from Streptomyces antimycoticus includes the following:
- a CDS encoding condensation domain-containing protein, translating to MSDAARTLRRPVSAAQLGMWVAQQLQPDSPFYNCGAYLEIDGPIDTGVLHEAVRRAVDETEALRSHLTEDTGDTDHTEDTQLCQLVAPAEPTSLRVRDLRAAAAPEAAAHAWMNEEMLKPFDLGRGPLSEQTLLLLADDRSFYFHRYHHAVLDAFGQSVYGARVAALYTALITGTEPPATGFATLDRVIAEEAGYPGSRRYAQDRAYWLDLFEEMPDPVALAGRSAGSTHSSLRRIVTLPTALADRLTALGGRLRAQWPAVAIAATAVLYHRLTGRTDLTFSMPLAGRTGRVSLNTPSAMVNVLPIRVAATPGTTFTELVGSVSRSLAEVIRHQRFRGEELVRELGLSGGRQARLGPTLNVVAYVDELLFGDSPATPTPCPPGPSTT from the coding sequence ATGTCCGACGCCGCCCGTACGCTCCGTCGACCCGTAAGCGCCGCCCAGTTGGGCATGTGGGTCGCCCAGCAACTGCAGCCGGACAGTCCCTTCTACAACTGCGGCGCCTATCTGGAGATCGACGGTCCGATCGACACGGGCGTCCTCCACGAGGCGGTACGGCGGGCCGTCGACGAGACCGAGGCACTGCGGTCGCACCTCACCGAGGACACCGGGGACACCGACCACACCGAGGACACCCAGCTGTGCCAGCTCGTCGCGCCCGCCGAGCCGACGTCCCTGCGCGTGCGCGACCTGCGCGCCGCGGCGGCCCCGGAGGCTGCGGCGCACGCGTGGATGAACGAGGAGATGCTCAAGCCCTTCGACCTCGGCCGCGGCCCCCTGAGCGAGCAGACCCTGCTGCTCCTGGCCGACGACCGGTCCTTCTACTTCCACCGCTACCACCACGCCGTCCTCGACGCGTTCGGCCAGTCCGTGTACGGCGCGCGGGTCGCGGCCCTCTACACCGCCCTGATCACCGGTACCGAGCCGCCCGCGACCGGCTTCGCCACCCTCGACCGGGTGATCGCCGAGGAGGCCGGTTATCCGGGCTCGCGCCGCTATGCCCAGGACCGGGCCTACTGGCTCGACCTGTTCGAGGAGATGCCGGACCCGGTGGCGCTCGCGGGACGTTCCGCCGGCAGCACCCACAGCAGTCTGCGCCGCATCGTCACCCTGCCGACCGCCCTGGCCGATCGGCTCACCGCACTGGGCGGCCGGCTCCGCGCACAGTGGCCGGCCGTCGCCATCGCGGCCACAGCCGTCCTCTATCACCGCCTGACCGGCCGGACCGACCTCACCTTCTCGATGCCTCTGGCCGGCCGCACCGGCCGGGTGTCCTTGAACACGCCGAGTGCGATGGTCAACGTCCTGCCCATCCGCGTGGCCGCCACCCCGGGGACCACGTTCACGGAGCTGGTCGGGTCGGTGTCCCGCTCGCTGGCCGAGGTCATCAGGCACCAGCGGTTCCGGGGCGAGGAACTCGTCAGGGAACTCGGGCTCTCAGGCGGCCGCCAGGCCCGCCTTGGCCCGACGCTCAATGTGGTGGCCTACGTCGACGAGCTCCTCTTCGGCGACAGCCCGGCCACCCCCACCCCCTGTCCACCGGGCCCGTCAACGACTTGA
- a CDS encoding non-ribosomal peptide synthetase, whose product MKINFYGAAGSGTGIRVEFDADPTLYDEREIAAHQERLVRVLEWVAEQPDHRIGDVELLDAVERERVLVEWNGESRGVRGVSLPELFREQVERTPDAVAVVCDDVRLTYSELDAWSNRVARWLVGRGVGPESFVAVVLPRSVELVVALLGVVKAGGAYVPADPEYPAERIAHILGDARPVLVIDDVAALVAAGAYEAEPVPAITDLNTSAYVIYTSGSTGGPKGVVVEHRSVGAYLERAREVYPDASGTALLHSSVAFDLTVTALYTPLVSGGRVVLGELDERAGDGGRPSFMKVTPSHLGLLEALPEGVSPSGMLITGGEALVGEALASWRAAHPGVTVVNAYGPTEATVNCADYRIEPGQEVVSGAVPIGRPFWNTRAYVLDASLRPVPPGVAGELYIAGVVLARGYWDRAGLTAERFTADPYGPAGARMYRTGDVARWNADGQLVYVGRVDDQVKVRGFRIELGEIQAVISGHPDVAQTAVVVREDRAGDQRLVAYVVVDGSVSASGLREHAAALLPDYMVPSAFVALPELPLTPNGKLDRRALPAPDYGPDTAEGRVPRSPREEILCGLFAEVLGVESVTIDDDFFRLGGHSLLATKLVSRIRSVLDAELPIRQLFETPTVAGISATLDRTALGTAVARPALTATARPSRVPVSYAQARLRFLDLLGDGSTAYNAPGALRLTGPLDREALRLALEDVVARHESLRTVFAEDEEGFTQIVLEPGHAAVDPGVRTVDEARLAAELMAEARYVFDLAHEPPLRVTLFELGPDEHVLLLLLHHIAGDGWSMRPLARDVATAYTARVETGDAPRWEPLPVQYADYSLWQRAVLGREDDPGSELSRQLAYWTTALAGIPDELALPADRTRTDELTQRGGQDSFRIPAELHQALYGLARETRSSLFMVLQAGLAALLTRLGAGTDIPIGTPIAGRTDTAVEELVGFFANTLVLRTDTSGDPTFHELIERVRERSLAAYAHQDLPFERLVEVLNPERSLSRHPLFQVSLSLHHTDPRATVAEVARLPRLAVELERLPIEDTKFDLNFELTERFDDAGRPAGIAADLEFSAELFEPGTARSLRERYLRLLAAMAGEPDRRVFEAEILDAAERTAVLEEWNDIRRPDVAAVLSHVELPDAVSGTRAYVLDETLRPVAPGVPGMLYVAHRSPDPGGGDGTDTADADRPLPCPFEHGSALHRTGRVARWSHDGELRLAETPAARPDEAAVPDRRTEPSRAPRSPREQILCTLFAELLGVPAVGIDDDFFARGGHSLSAVRMLSRVRSVLGVEISIRRLFENPTVAGLSAVLDEASGARPPVTPAPRPPRLPLSYAQQRLWFLHNLEGPSATYNIPVTLRLVGTLDRTALRLALGDVVARHESLRTLFAQETEEGTGARQVILPAPQARPELIEETVTSEELEDRVRAAASHPFDLTRELPVRGWLFTTHTGECVLVLALHHIAGDGWSLGPLARDLSSAYTARVDTGEAPRWEPLPVQYADYTLWQRQVLGAEDDPDSEISRQLAHWKQALADLPAELELPTDRPRPPRQSHQGGRVGFEVPAELHAGLADLARDTRSSLFMVVQAALATLLTRLGAGTDVPIGSPIAGRTDAAVEDLVGFFVNTLVLRTDTSGNPAFTQLVGRVRETNLGAYAHQDLPFERLVEVLSPVRSLARHPLFQVLLGFDNNQDALDVLRLPGLTMDVRAPETGRAKFDLAFFFDQTYGPTGEPTGMHAAVEYNADLFDRETADGFAARLLRVLEGVVADPDRPIGGSTF is encoded by the coding sequence TTGAAGATCAACTTCTATGGCGCGGCAGGCTCCGGCACCGGCATCCGCGTGGAGTTCGACGCCGACCCGACCCTCTACGACGAACGAGAAATCGCCGCCCACCAGGAACGGCTGGTGCGGGTGCTGGAGTGGGTCGCGGAACAGCCCGACCACCGCATCGGTGACGTGGAGTTGCTCGACGCGGTGGAGCGGGAGCGGGTGCTGGTCGAGTGGAATGGCGAGTCGCGGGGTGTGCGGGGTGTGTCGTTGCCGGAGTTGTTCCGGGAGCAGGTGGAGCGGACGCCGGATGCGGTGGCCGTGGTGTGTGATGACGTCCGGTTGACCTACTCCGAGTTGGACGCGTGGTCGAACCGGGTGGCGCGGTGGCTGGTCGGGCGGGGGGTGGGGCCGGAGTCGTTTGTGGCGGTGGTGCTGCCCAGGTCGGTGGAGCTGGTGGTCGCCCTGCTGGGTGTGGTGAAGGCGGGTGGTGCGTATGTGCCGGCGGATCCGGAGTATCCGGCCGAGCGGATAGCGCACATCCTGGGCGACGCGCGGCCGGTACTGGTGATCGATGATGTGGCGGCGCTCGTGGCGGCTGGCGCGTATGAGGCTGAACCGGTACCGGCGATCACCGACCTCAACACCTCCGCGTACGTGATTTATACGTCGGGTTCGACGGGTGGTCCTAAGGGTGTGGTGGTCGAGCATCGTTCGGTGGGGGCGTATCTGGAGCGGGCGCGGGAGGTGTATCCGGATGCGTCGGGTACGGCGTTGCTGCATTCGTCGGTGGCGTTCGATCTGACGGTGACGGCGTTGTACACGCCGCTGGTGAGCGGTGGTCGGGTGGTGCTGGGTGAGCTTGATGAGCGGGCTGGGGATGGTGGTCGGCCGTCGTTTATGAAGGTGACGCCGTCGCATCTGGGGTTGTTGGAGGCGTTGCCGGAGGGCGTGTCGCCGTCGGGGATGTTGATCACTGGCGGTGAGGCGCTGGTGGGGGAGGCGCTGGCGTCGTGGCGGGCCGCGCATCCGGGTGTGACGGTGGTCAATGCGTATGGTCCCACCGAGGCGACGGTCAACTGTGCGGATTATCGCATCGAGCCTGGTCAGGAAGTTGTGAGCGGTGCTGTGCCGATCGGGCGGCCGTTCTGGAACACTCGCGCTTATGTGCTGGACGCGTCGTTGCGTCCGGTGCCGCCGGGGGTGGCCGGTGAGCTGTATATCGCTGGTGTGGTTCTGGCGCGGGGGTATTGGGACCGTGCGGGGCTGACGGCGGAGCGGTTCACCGCTGATCCGTATGGTCCGGCGGGTGCGCGGATGTATCGCACGGGGGATGTGGCGCGGTGGAATGCCGATGGTCAGTTGGTGTATGTGGGCCGGGTCGATGACCAGGTCAAGGTGCGTGGTTTCCGTATTGAGCTGGGTGAGATCCAGGCCGTCATCAGCGGTCACCCCGACGTTGCGCAGACGGCGGTGGTCGTGCGGGAGGATCGGGCGGGGGATCAGCGGCTGGTCGCCTATGTGGTGGTGGATGGTTCGGTGTCCGCATCGGGGTTGCGGGAGCATGCCGCAGCCCTGCTGCCGGATTACATGGTGCCGTCGGCCTTCGTCGCTCTCCCCGAACTTCCGCTGACGCCGAACGGCAAGCTGGACCGGCGTGCCCTGCCCGCGCCCGATTACGGGCCCGACACGGCTGAGGGCCGCGTCCCGCGTTCGCCGCGTGAGGAGATCCTGTGTGGTCTGTTCGCCGAGGTGCTGGGCGTGGAGTCGGTCACCATCGATGACGACTTCTTCCGTCTCGGTGGCCACTCCCTGCTGGCGACGAAGCTGGTCAGCCGGATCCGTAGCGTCTTGGACGCGGAGCTGCCCATCCGGCAGCTCTTCGAGACCCCCACCGTCGCCGGTATCTCCGCCACCCTGGACCGGACGGCCCTCGGTACCGCCGTCGCCCGCCCCGCCCTGACCGCGACCGCGCGCCCGTCCCGCGTCCCCGTCTCGTACGCGCAAGCCCGCCTCCGCTTCCTGGACCTGCTGGGCGACGGAAGCACCGCCTACAACGCGCCCGGCGCGCTCCGGCTGACCGGCCCGCTGGACCGGGAGGCGCTGCGGCTGGCCCTGGAGGATGTGGTCGCCCGCCACGAGAGCCTGCGCACCGTCTTCGCCGAGGACGAAGAGGGCTTCACCCAGATCGTCCTGGAACCGGGTCACGCCGCGGTCGATCCCGGCGTGCGGACGGTGGACGAGGCCCGGCTGGCGGCCGAGCTCATGGCCGAGGCCCGGTACGTCTTCGATCTGGCCCATGAACCACCGCTGCGGGTCACCCTGTTCGAACTGGGGCCGGATGAGCACGTACTGCTGCTCCTCCTGCACCACATCGCGGGCGACGGCTGGTCGATGCGGCCACTGGCGCGTGACGTGGCGACCGCGTACACGGCGCGCGTCGAAACGGGCGACGCCCCGCGGTGGGAGCCGCTGCCGGTGCAGTACGCCGACTACAGCCTCTGGCAGCGGGCGGTCCTGGGACGCGAGGACGATCCCGGCAGCGAGCTCTCCCGTCAGCTCGCCTACTGGACCACCGCGCTGGCCGGCATCCCGGACGAGCTCGCGCTGCCCGCCGACCGGACGCGCACCGACGAGCTGACGCAGCGCGGCGGCCAGGACTCCTTCCGCATCCCGGCCGAACTCCACCAGGCGCTGTACGGGCTGGCACGCGAGACCCGCTCCAGCCTGTTCATGGTGTTGCAGGCGGGGCTCGCCGCGCTGCTGACCCGGCTCGGCGCGGGCACCGACATCCCCATCGGCACACCGATCGCCGGCCGCACCGACACGGCGGTCGAGGAGCTGGTCGGGTTCTTCGCCAATACGCTGGTGCTGCGCACGGACACCTCGGGCGATCCGACGTTCCACGAGCTGATCGAGCGGGTCCGGGAGCGGAGCCTGGCGGCGTACGCGCATCAGGACCTGCCGTTCGAGCGGCTGGTGGAGGTGCTCAACCCGGAGCGCTCGCTCTCCCGGCACCCGCTCTTCCAGGTGTCGCTCTCGCTCCACCACACCGACCCCCGGGCCACGGTCGCCGAGGTCGCCCGGCTGCCGCGGCTGGCCGTGGAGCTGGAGCGCCTGCCGATCGAGGACACCAAGTTCGACCTCAACTTCGAGCTGACCGAGCGCTTCGACGACGCGGGCAGGCCCGCGGGAATCGCCGCCGACCTGGAGTTCAGCGCCGAACTCTTCGAGCCGGGCACGGCCCGCTCCCTCCGGGAGCGCTACCTGCGGCTGCTGGCCGCCATGGCCGGGGAACCGGACCGGCGGGTCTTCGAGGCGGAGATCCTCGACGCGGCCGAGCGGACGGCCGTCCTCGAGGAGTGGAACGACATCCGCCGCCCGGATGTGGCCGCCGTGCTGTCACACGTGGAACTGCCCGACGCGGTGAGCGGCACCCGGGCCTACGTACTGGACGAGACCCTTCGCCCGGTGGCTCCCGGTGTCCCCGGAATGCTGTACGTGGCGCACCGGAGCCCGGACCCGGGCGGCGGGGACGGCACCGACACCGCCGACGCCGACCGGCCGCTCCCGTGCCCCTTCGAGCACGGCAGCGCGCTGCACCGCACCGGCCGGGTGGCCCGCTGGTCCCACGACGGGGAGCTGCGGCTGGCCGAGACCCCCGCCGCGCGGCCGGACGAGGCCGCCGTACCCGACCGGCGGACCGAGCCGTCCCGTGCGCCGCGCAGCCCGCGGGAACAGATCCTGTGCACCCTCTTCGCCGAGCTGCTGGGCGTCCCCGCCGTGGGCATCGACGACGACTTCTTCGCCCGCGGCGGCCATTCCCTGTCCGCCGTGCGGATGCTCAGCCGCGTACGCTCGGTGCTCGGCGTGGAGATCTCCATCCGCCGGCTCTTCGAGAACCCGACCGTCGCCGGCCTGTCCGCGGTGCTCGACGAGGCGTCCGGCGCCCGTCCTCCCGTGACCCCCGCCCCGCGCCCGCCTCGCCTTCCGCTGTCGTACGCGCAGCAGCGGCTGTGGTTCCTGCACAACCTGGAGGGCCCCAGCGCCACCTACAACATCCCGGTCACCCTGCGGCTCGTCGGCACCCTGGACCGCACCGCGCTGCGCCTGGCCCTCGGCGACGTCGTCGCGCGCCATGAGAGCCTGCGCACGCTGTTCGCGCAGGAGACCGAGGAAGGGACCGGCGCACGGCAGGTCATCCTGCCCGCCCCGCAGGCGCGACCGGAGCTGATCGAGGAGACGGTCACCTCCGAGGAACTGGAGGACAGGGTGCGGGCCGCGGCCTCCCACCCGTTCGACCTCACCCGCGAACTGCCCGTCCGGGGCTGGCTGTTCACCACCCACACCGGGGAGTGCGTCCTCGTTCTGGCGCTCCACCACATCGCGGGCGACGGCTGGTCGCTCGGCCCGCTGGCCCGCGACCTGTCGTCCGCGTACACGGCGCGCGTCGACACGGGAGAGGCCCCGCGGTGGGAGCCGCTGCCGGTGCAGTACGCCGACTACACCCTGTGGCAGCGACAGGTGCTCGGTGCCGAGGACGACCCCGACAGTGAGATCTCACGCCAACTCGCCCACTGGAAGCAGGCGCTCGCGGATCTCCCCGCGGAACTGGAGCTGCCCACCGACCGGCCCCGCCCGCCGCGCCAGTCCCACCAGGGCGGGCGGGTCGGTTTCGAGGTCCCCGCGGAGCTCCACGCGGGCCTCGCGGACCTGGCGCGCGACACCCGGTCGAGCCTGTTCATGGTGGTACAGGCCGCCCTGGCGACGCTGCTGACCCGGCTCGGGGCCGGTACCGACGTGCCGATCGGCAGCCCCATCGCGGGGCGTACCGACGCCGCCGTGGAGGACCTGGTCGGATTCTTCGTCAACACCCTGGTGCTGCGTACCGACACCTCCGGCAACCCCGCCTTCACCCAACTCGTCGGCCGGGTCCGCGAGACGAACCTCGGCGCCTACGCCCATCAGGACCTGCCGTTCGAACGGCTCGTCGAGGTGCTGAGCCCCGTCCGCTCGCTCGCCCGCCACCCCCTGTTCCAGGTGCTGCTCGGCTTCGACAACAACCAGGACGCCCTCGACGTGCTGAGGCTGCCGGGCCTGACCATGGACGTACGGGCCCCGGAGACCGGACGCGCCAAGTTCGACCTCGCGTTCTTCTTCGACCAGACCTACGGGCCCACGGGCGAGCCGACCGGTATGCACGCGGCAGTCGAGTACAACGCCGACCTGTTCGACCGGGAGACCGCCGACGGCTTCGCCGCGCGACTGCTGCGGGTGCTCGAAGGCGTCGTGGCCGACCCGGACCGTCCCATCGGGGGCTCGACATTCTGA